The stretch of DNA TCTGGTGCATTTACTGCGTCATTTCTTTAGGGATCATTACGGTGATAACGTTGCTGTCGTTGATCGCGCTGGGGATGGATTGGCGACGAGGGCGGCAATCGCAAGGAGAGAGTACGGCATAGCGTCGATGTTGATCGCGTGCGGTTACGCAGCGACCTCGGTAGCAAGCGCTTCAATGATCGCGACGTTCTGTATCAAGTCGTGGGAGATTCGATGGCGCTGCTGGAGATATTGCGGGCTGTTGTATGAGATTGAGCATTTGCCGTTTGCGTCTTCCGCGACGAGAAGTTTCAGTGGAAGATCGATAGCGATTGAAGGTGAGGCCAGCATGAGCGGTGTACCACCCTTGGGATTGCCGAAGATTACGAGTTTCGTGTCTGGCATCTTCATGCCAATGGTTTCGGCTTCACCGCTATGATCGATGACCGCAAAAAGCGTGATGCCACGGATGACGAGAAGCGATTTAATCTTGTTGACAGCTTCTTCCACAGTGCAATTGGCGGCTTTGGTGATGATGCCATCGGCTGAATTCATGTTGACCTCACGCAGATAATTACCGTCGAGTAAGCGAGATGAATGTGCTTTCCACCCGTTTCCAGACGCTGGAACCGGGATCGACGATTTCAAAGTGTCCAATGTTGTGAAGCGTGATGAGCTCAACGCGTTCACCGGCTTTTTTCTTTTTGGCGGCATAAGACTGGCTGATTTCGTAAGGAACAGAGTCGTCTGCGGTGCCGTGAATCAGTTTTTGCGTGGCTTGTGGAATCGAACGCTCGGCAGGAGAAGCTTCACGGTAATGGTCGGGTACGTCAGTGGGTGAGCCGCCCAAGAAGGCCGCGGCAGCGTCATTGCTCAGGTGCAGTTCCCAGGCGCGGCGGAGATCGAGCACGCCAGCGAGTGAAAGCACATGCGTGACGGAATGCTCAAACGCGGCAAGACAGAGAGCGAGATGGCCTCCGGCGGAGTGTCCGGCAACGCAGAGTTTTTTGAGATCGAGCCGGGCAATGGAATCATTTTTGTGTTCACGCAATGCACGGTAGGCGCTGCGGACGTCCTCAAATGTTCCGGGCCATCCGCCGCCAGGATTGCCCACGCGACGGTATTCAATGTTCCAGGTTGCGATGCCGGCCTGCTTGAGCGCGTGGCAAAGATGTCCGGCATAAGTGAGATCGTATTTGGCGCGCCAGTATCCGCCGTGAATGAAGAAGACAATGGGATGAGGGCCTTTTCCGGCAGGAATGCGAACGTCGACGAATTGATTTGGGTCCTGGCCGTAAGGAAAGCGCAGATCGGGCTCGGGCGGTTTTTGTTCCAGGATGGATTCGCTCTGCACGCAATGCAGTATAGAACAGCGGCGCAGGTGAGGAGGAGGAGTCGCGCTTTACGCCGTGACCTTTCCGCGAAACATGCGATAGATAAAGACGAAGTAGCCGAGGGCCAGCAGCATGCCAAAGCTCCACCAAATCAGGCCATAAGACAGTGAATACGAACCTGCGGCAGCGTTGTAAACAGTGATGTTCAGTGCGGGATCAGTGGTCGAAACCAGAAGGTTGGGATAGACGGCGGCAGCCGCGCCTACAAGCATGAAAATCAAGTAAGCGCAGGAGGAAAGGAACGCGCCTTTATCTTGATTTCGACGGCGATGCAGATACATGGCGATTAAGCTCAAGGCTACTGCAACAGGAATGACATACAGCACAGGAAATCTGCGGTAGTTTGTGAGCGCGCCCGGCCGGATGGAAAGCGTGGCCCACAGACTCACAAGCGTTACCAGAACCAGAGCAGGCCAGAGCAAAGAAGCCACGCGGCGGGCTCGCGAGTTGAGATCGCCGGAAGTTTTTACTGCGACATAATGCGCGCCGTGAATAGTTAAGGCAATCAGAGCCAGCACGCCGGCGATGACGGTGTACCAGTCTAAAATTCCGGGTTCGGCGCCGGT from Terriglobia bacterium encodes:
- the cydB gene encoding cytochrome d ubiquinol oxidase subunit II, giving the protein MLFIWFWLVAVMITAYVVLDGFDLGAGVLHLFIAKTDQERRTIIRTIGPVWDGNEVWLLAGGGTLYFAFPLLYASGFSGFYLPLMIVLWLLILRGIGIELRMHLEGTVWRGFFDGCFALSSILLAIFYGAALGNVIRGVPLNNEGYFFLPLWTNWRTGAEPGILDWYTVIAGVLALIALTIHGAHYVAVKTSGDLNSRARRVASLLWPALVLVTLVSLWATLSIRPGALTNYRRFPVLYVIPVAVALSLIAMYLHRRRNQDKGAFLSSCAYLIFMLVGAAAAVYPNLLVSTTDPALNITVYNAAAGSYSLSYGLIWWSFGMLLALGYFVFIYRMFRGKVTA
- a CDS encoding alpha/beta hydrolase, with translation MQSESILEQKPPEPDLRFPYGQDPNQFVDVRIPAGKGPHPIVFFIHGGYWRAKYDLTYAGHLCHALKQAGIATWNIEYRRVGNPGGGWPGTFEDVRSAYRALREHKNDSIARLDLKKLCVAGHSAGGHLALCLAAFEHSVTHVLSLAGVLDLRRAWELHLSNDAAAAFLGGSPTDVPDHYREASPAERSIPQATQKLIHGTADDSVPYEISQSYAAKKKKAGERVELITLHNIGHFEIVDPGSSVWKRVESTFISLTRR
- a CDS encoding DUF302 domain-containing protein, which encodes MNSADGIITKAANCTVEEAVNKIKSLLVIRGITLFAVIDHSGEAETIGMKMPDTKLVIFGNPKGGTPLMLASPSIAIDLPLKLLVAEDANGKCSISYNSPQYLQQRHRISHDLIQNVAIIEALATEVAA